A genomic stretch from Erigeron canadensis isolate Cc75 chromosome 9, C_canadensis_v1, whole genome shotgun sequence includes:
- the LOC122581837 gene encoding tRNA dimethylallyltransferase 2 — MAETDSPTNPNGASTQNPIIANNKPKVVVIMGATGSGKSRLAIDLSSHFPIEIINADSMQVYQGLDVLTNKVAIRDQKGVPHHLLGTISPIVEFTAKDFRDNAIALIDDITSRNHLPVIVGGTNYYIQALVSRFLLNDSLGDTDESCLDENNGAKQPHIHVTVDTENFSYSYDSLKELDPVAANRIHPNDHRKICQYLNLYASCGVLPSKYLQETTMENWGNADSLRYNCCFICVDASLPVIDKYVEQRVDQMVESGLLREVHDIFNPNADYSRGLRQAIGVREFEDFLKAYLSEGNSSMEASISNCSSDQVSADTYVERLKENVNAILSTSGENLLKQLLQDAIDKVKLNTRRLVRRQKRRLIRLQTLFGWKIHYVDATECLSCLSEESWTAKVVEPSIQIIKSYFDKDTSSVPDFNATTGTKGLKLMERDLWTQHICKACGNKVLRGAYEWEQHKQGRSHRKKVCRLRKSGVSGLDEY; from the exons ATGGCAGAAACCGATAGTCCCACAAATCCAAACGGAGCTTCGACCCAAAACCCGATAATTGCAAACAATAAACCAAAAGTTGTGGTGATTATGGGAGCAACCGGGTCGGGTAAATCCCGTTTAGCAATTGACCTATCTTCACATTTTCCTATTGAAATCATCAACGCCGACTCAATGCAG gtTTACCAAGGATTGGATGTTCTTACTAATAAAGTTGCCATTCGTGATCAAAAAG GAGTGCCGCATCATTTGTTGGGTACAATAAGTCCTATAGTAGAGTTTACTGCAAAGGATTTTAGGGATAACGCGATTGCG CTTATTGATGATATAACATCCAGAAATCACTTGCCAGTCATTGTTGGAGGCACAAATTACTATATCCAG GCCCTTGTGAGTCGGTTTCTTCTAAATGATTCACTTGGAGATACAGATGAAAGCTGTTTAGATGAAAATAATG GAGCTAAACAGCCGCATATTCATGTTACGGTGGACACAGAAAATTTTAGTTATAGCTATGATAGTCTCAAGGAGCTTGATCCAGTTGCAGCTAATAGAATTCACCCGAATGATCACAGAAAG ATATGTCAATACCTTAATTTATATGCTTCCTGTGGTGTTCTTCCTAGCAAATATCTTCAGGAGACGACTATGGAG AACTGGGGCAACGCTGATAGTTTAAGATACAACTGCTGTTTCATATGTGTGGATGCTTCTCTCCCTGTTATAGACAAATATGTAGAGCAGAGAGTAGATCAGATGGTCGAATCAGGATTGCTTCGAGAAGTTCATGATATTTTCAACCCTAATGCAGATTACTCTCGAGGTTTGCGCCAAGCCATTGGTGTTAGGGAGTTCGAGGATTTTTTAAAAGCTTACCTTTCTGAAGGTAATAGTAGTATGGAAGCTAGTATCAGTAACTGTTCATCTGACCAAGTGTCAGCAGATACATATGTTGAGAGGCTTAAAGAAAATGTGAATGCAATTTTGAGTACCTCTGGTGAGAACCTGCTGAAGCAGCTTCTTCAAGATGCCATTGACAAAGTTAAACTGAATACCAGAAGGCTTGTTCGTCGTCAG AAAAGAAGGCTGATTCGGCTGCAGACATTGTTCGGGTGGAAGATACATTATGTCGATGCAACAGAATGTCTCTCGT GTTTATCTGAGGAGTCATGGACTGCAAAAGTGGTCGAACCATCAATCCAAATAATCAAATCTTATTTTGACAAGGATACAAGTTCGGTACCTGATTTTAATGCAACAACTGGTACCAAAGGATTAAAATTAATGGAAAGGGATTTATGGACACAACACATATGCAAG GCATGCGGGAATAAGGTACTTAGAGGGGCATATGAATGGGAACAACATAAACAAGGGAGGAGTCATCGCAAAAAAGTTTGTCGCCTTAGAAAGTCTGGAGTATCTGGATTGGATGAGTATTAG